A DNA window from Vespula vulgaris chromosome 18, iyVesVulg1.1, whole genome shotgun sequence contains the following coding sequences:
- the LOC127070384 gene encoding uncharacterized protein LOC127070384, whose amino-acid sequence MSSVEDKGRIIPWANKLFAPEYHVEILRDKRNRYLSSLTMNMLNDELRGVFAEDPPSGSLKDLSCQPIIKAPPAEWELDTTWSEFVASLPDHYEEILCSFHDETSICEQDSFEMDEQMDNEFWFLLYQIRPYAALIPSPNARTIVTAWIQTLCRLSCNKCSKMKGLRNDYAYALYGYVRDLRIAGPFEDYPPVKYLESLPEAARQAAKKHPLTSPFSQEADSFIIQQPTTEEGAFCYIAVTGEVIETTAK is encoded by the exons ATGTCGTCCGTCGAGGACAAAGGTAGGATAATCCCTTGGGCGAATAAACTCTTTGCCCCGGAATATCACGTAGAAATTTTACGTGACAAACGTAACAG gtATTTGTCATCTTTAACCATGAACATGCTGAACGACGAGTTGCGAGGCGTATTCGCCGAGGATCCACCGAGTGGTTCGCTCAAAGATTTGTCTTGTCAGCCGATAATCAAAGCTCCACCAGCGGAATGGGAATTGGACACAACCTGGAGCGAATTCGTTGCATCCTTGCCGGATCATTACGAAGaa ATATTGTGTAGCTTTCACGACGAGACTTCGATCTGCGAACAGGACTCGTTCGAGATGGACGAACAAATGGATAAC GAATTTTGGTTCTTGCTTTATCAAATCAGACCGTACGCCGCGCTGATCCCATCTCCCAACGCCAGAACCATTGTCACCGCTTGGATTCAAACGCTTTGTAGATTGAGTTGTAACAAGTGTAGTAAGATGAAAGGACTTCGAAACGATTACGCTTACGCCCTTTACGG atacGTAAGGGATTTGCGAATAGCCGGGCCGTTCGAAGATTACCCGCCTGTGAAATATCTTGAATCGTTACCAGAAGCAGCAAG gCAAGCCGCGAAGAAGCATCCCTTGACGTCACCCTTTTCTCAGGAAGCAGATTCCTTTATCATTCAGCAACCGACTACGGAGGAAGGTGCTTTTTGTTATATCGCTGTGACGGGTGAGGTCATTGAAACTACTGCCAAGTAA